TAGCGCTCGTCACCAATTGTTCCGCCACCTACACCTGTGTGAACATTAAGGAGGTACACATCAAGGGTGTTGTTCGGGATCAGCTGGCCGAGGGTGGCATAGACGCCAGTCAGGGTGGTGTCATCGTTGCTGCCGGCAGTGGCTGACGTGGTTTCAGTGAGTGTCATCCTGAAGAGGTCTACATTTATGCCATCCTGCACGTAGTTGAACTTGAGGCCCTCAAAAGCCCTGGCGTTATTCGACCAGCCGAAGGAACCGATGAGCCTCTGGTCGCCGTAGTTGAGCTCCTGGCGGCCTATCCTGAAGTTGACAGGAGTGTCGAAGATGTTGGTTACATTGAGGTATGCTTCGTGAATATCAACCTGCTGATTGGTCTGCTGAGTGTCCGTGAGGAGTCCGTTAGTACCGTCCGCGCCAAAAAGCCTCGTGTCCTGAAGTGTGATCTTTACCGAGACATCGTCGCTGGCCTGGGCGTTTGCCGTGAGCCTGATCCTCTGGCCTATGAACGCCCTGTTATCATCGTCTGCAACAGTATCAGTGTCGTTGAAGTCCTGGTTGTTCCTGTACTCACCCCTTGCCCTGTACTCCCCGTTAAATGTTACGTCAGCACTCGCGGGGGCCGTCCAAGCCACGGTCACCGCAGCCGCAAAAACAGACAACAAGATTCTCTTCATTCGTCTCTTCCTCCTTCTTCTGTGTGAGTTAGTACTGCACTTCTGCGATATAAGCGCATGACTTACATGCGCCTGGGGCTCAGCGTCAACGGTGCGCGAAGATATTAAAGAGACTCTTGCCGGTTCTTTCTGGTGCGCGCGGCGCACCCTGCCTGCGGTATTAAATCCATCCGTGGGTGCGCGCGGCGGCACCAACGGCTCTTGTTTTGAGTTTTCTTTTTTTCGGGAGCCGCTTGCAGTTTCATCATTAGTTCGATACCAACTTCTGCTCGCTACGGTACGGCTTAATGGACTTGACTGAGACTGGACTTCAAGAACTCCTCGCCTAAATCGGCAAGGCCTGGTCGGGATTTTGGCTTATTTTTGACGACTTTATACAACACCCCGAATATGCTGTCAAGCTTTTTAGTTAAAAAATCTTGAAAAAAACATTAAATCGTAAAAATGAGAACCGAAGCCGCGTTTATTATCATTGCGGGGGACGCATGTCCCGAAGCAATCTACTTTTAAAACGGGATTGCTTCGTCGTTTCACTCCTCGCAATGACAGGGAAAAAGAGAATTAATCAGAGCTCCCCAAGCAAATGACAAACATGCGCGCTACACCACCCCGGCCTTCAATAAGTCGTGCATGTGGACGACGCCGATAGTGGCGCCGTCCTCGCCCGTGACGAAAAGCGAGGTTATCGAATGCTCCTCCATCATGCGGAGCGCAACCTCCGCGAGCGAGTCGCCCTGTATGGTCTTGGGGTTCCTGTGCATCACCTCTCCGGCTGAAAGGCCCATTATGTCCGAGCCCTTCTCAAGCGCCCTCCTTAAGTCGCCGTCGGTTATGACGCCCGCGAGCCTCTCGCCCTCGAAAACGCCCGTAAGGCCCATGCGCTTTGCGGTCATCTCGAATATGGCGTCCTTCATTGAGGCGCCGGGGCCGACTCCAGGCATGGCCGCGCCGCTGTGCATAAGCTCCGATACTTTCTGGAGCTTCCTCCCGAGGCTTCCCGCAGGATGGAGCCCGGCGAAGTCCTCGACCTTGAATCCCTTCTTCTCTATGAGGGCCACGGCGAGCGCGTCGCCCATGGCGAGCGTGGCCGTGGTCGAGGCCGTGGGCGCGAGCCCGAGCGGGCAGGCCTCCTCGGCCACACCCACGTCGAGGACGGCGTCGCCGTGCCGGGCAAGGGTCGAGTCCTTCCGCCCGGTCATGGCTATCATCTTAAGCCCCATCCTCTTTACGATGGGTATTATCTTTGTAAGCTCCTCGGTTTCGCCGGAATTCGAGATGGCTATGAGGACGTCGGTCTTCATGAGCATCCCGAGGTCCCCGTGGACGCCCTCGGC
This sequence is a window from Deltaproteobacteria bacterium. Protein-coding genes within it:
- a CDS encoding alginate export family protein; its protein translation is MKRILLSVFAAAVTVAWTAPASADVTFNGEYRARGEYRNNQDFNDTDTVADDDNRAFIGQRIRLTANAQASDDVSVKITLQDTRLFGADGTNGLLTDTQQTNQQVDIHEAYLNVTNIFDTPVNFRIGRQELNYGDQRLIGSFGWSNNARAFEGLKFNYVQDGINVDLFRMTLTETTSATAGSNDDTTLTGVYATLGQLIPNNTLDVYLLNVHTGVGGGTIGDERYTIGARLAGSAAGLDYTVEFPYQFGEVSNTVDIKAWALAAKVGYTIPGAPMNLRIGAEYDYATGDDNPNDNDNETFNQLFPTNHGHFGIGDVVNTWSDIQAWSLNASADISEKLRVYVAYWNYTENEATGVDHGSTTGAGADDELGSEIDLVATYKYNNNLTIEAGAARFMPGDGITPAGTSDDDQDWAYLQITAKF
- a CDS encoding KpsF/GutQ family sugar-phosphate isomerase, which translates into the protein MLTKDAIETAKRVLAIEAEAVRALIGRLDDDFTRAVDIICAVTGKVVVSGMGKSGIIGQKIASTLASTGTPSFFLHPAEGVHGDLGMLMKTDVLIAISNSGETEELTKIIPIVKRMGLKMIAMTGRKDSTLARHGDAVLDVGVAEEACPLGLAPTASTTATLAMGDALAVALIEKKGFKVEDFAGLHPAGSLGRKLQKVSELMHSGAAMPGVGPGASMKDAIFEMTAKRMGLTGVFEGERLAGVITDGDLRRALEKGSDIMGLSAGEVMHRNPKTIQGDSLAEVALRMMEEHSITSLFVTGEDGATIGVVHMHDLLKAGVV